In Nicotiana tabacum cultivar K326 chromosome 11, ASM71507v2, whole genome shotgun sequence, a single window of DNA contains:
- the LOC107765032 gene encoding uncharacterized protein LOC107765032 has protein sequence MLATYIVLFILASLILGETLVFLGIWFHISFQESIIVALSHLHKGKGPLIVTRIRILMFCVLLYWVYSTSVIFYSRWIFHGPINWRDDVALYLLILQASLLGFSLFAWMLLDKLYPVIMEHHSVRKIIKAEEILLQERKLLMGDHSRVLQGKIAELRAKMKKLETDCKIKATKAQAAGAIVLKLKNQFEELHFKYDRLFEYNQTLRNQLQSISHEVEINDESDGWSNLKIKLGCPTLENNGQSVDFKNVMEATTKCGEYLVSDTQSSSSPRHRRPIYQC, from the exons ATGTTGGCTACATATATAGTATTATTCATACTTGCCTCCCTAATTTTGGGCGAAACACTTGTGTTCTTGGGGATATGGTTCCACATCTCATTTCAAGAATCAATTATTGTGGCTTTGTCTCACCTTCACAAAGGAAAAGGCCCTTTGATTGTAACAAGGATACGGATATTGATGTTCTGCGTTTTGCTGTACTGGGTATACAGCACTAGTGTCATATTTTATAGCCGGTGGATTTTTCATGGCCCCATCAATTGGAGAGATGATGTTGCTCTCTATCTCCTAATTCTGCAGGCTTCTCTCCTGG GATTTTCGCTATTTGCCTGGATGTTGTTGGACAAATTGTACCCTGTAATAATGGAGCATCATTCTGTTAGGAAGATTATCAAGGCTGAAGAAATACTTCTTCAGGAAAGAAAATTGCTTATGGGGGATCATAGTAGAGTTTTACAGGGCAAGATTGCCGAATTGAGAGCTAAAATGAAGAAGCTGGAAACGGATTGTAAGATAAAAGCTACTAAGGCTCAGGCTGCAGGAGCTATTGTTTTGAAATTAAAAAACCAGTTTGAAGAACTCCATTTTAAATATGATCGTTTGTTTGAATACAATCAGACACTTCGAAACCAGTTGCAGTCAATAAGCCATGAGGTTGAGATTAATGATGAGTCAGATGGATGGTCTAACTTGAAAATTAAGCTGGGTTGTCCAACCCTTGAAAATAATGGACAAAGTGTCGATTTTAAGAATGTAATGGAGGCAACAACAAAATGTGGTGAGTACCTTGTCTCTGACACTCAGTCATCGTCCTCGCCCAGACATCGCAGGCCAATTTATCAGTGTTGA